CGACGGCAGAGGCGGAAAATGCGGAAAAGGAGGTAGCTGTGGAAACGGCGGCAAAGGGAACGGGaatgcaggcggcggcggcgggggcggcggcggagatggcgtCGAGAAAATCGGTGGCAGATGAGGGAACTGgaacgatggcggcggcggcgacgccggtggcgTCCACGGCCAGGGCGGTAAAGGGAAAGGGAAAGCCGGTGGTGGAGGTGACGGTGGCGTGAAGAACGGGAATGGCGGGAATGGGAACGGGAATGCCGGCGGCGGGGGAGTGAAGAAGGGTATGGGCGGGAACCAGGGGCGGGGCGTGCAGAACGGGATGGGCGGCCACGGCCAGTGCGGGCAGTAGAAGAGCGACGTGTTGAGCGCGGCGGCCGCCGGCGTCGACGCCCCCGCGCCGTCGCACTGGCCCGCCTTGTTGCCCGGGCGGTAGTAGAGGGAGTTGAGGTTGTAGAGGCACGCGTCGGGGTCCCGGGCCGAGAAGGAGATGTGGCCGGCGGTGGTGGTCACGGCAGGCACGTCGCAGAGCGGCGAGGGGTTGTCCAGCACGGCGGCCCGGCAGAAGGACGCGGCCTCGCCGCCGGTGGTGCAGCCGAGGCCGGCGATCGCCGGGATGTCGAGCCGGTAGGCGCCGTGGCTGTCGGTGGTCTTCTCGGCCGTGATCTTGATCTCCTCCTTGGAAGCCGTGCTCGCCCTGATCGCGCAGTCGATTCTGACCTTCACATCTGACGAACGAACAAATGGGAGATCGCTTCAGAACACGGGAGGAATTCGATGAATTGCATGGCAAGAAGAATGCATGCAAGAGTGGAACCTGGCAGGAAGTAGCTGTGGTTggagaaggagctggaggagcagGCGTCGCAGAACACGGTGCCGGTCACCGTGAGGCTGGCTCCACGAGACCCCTGGCACTGGCCGGGAAGAAGAAGCAGAGCGGCGACCAGTAGCGCCTCCAACGCAAGGAACAgcactggcttcttcttcttcatggtgtCTTAGAGGAGCTAGCTAGCTGCGAGCTGAGAAGAAGCTACTGCTAGCTGATAAACCTTGGCTCCGGCGAGCTTTATATCCGGCCGGCCGGGTGGCCAAAGCCTTAGCTAGCGGTGGGTGGGAGATGATGATCCATCAAATCAAAGCTTGTTGTTTATGCGGACAACTCGCTCGAGACGAGCAGCAGAAAGGGACGGGGAGGACCGAGGATCACAAGGAACAAGCGCATGTGAAGGGCATTTGGACCCTTTTGTGTGAGGCCGCGCCGTGCCGCCATTCAACAAACGGCAGGGCATTTCACGGGTTCAGTTCAACCCGTGACTCAAAATGCTTCCTCCCTCTCTTGTGCTCCGAATTGATTCTGGAAGGATCACGGCTTGGAATGTGCTATGTCCAGTGCCACAAGCCCACCACCCACCGCGTGGCAACAGTTGGAAAGGAACCCAACCCGAGGAGGCAATGTATGGATACACATTTCTTTTAAGGGATCCCATGCTTTAttaatttgaaaatatattcaaagGGATAAAGGGGGTCATGAGGGGAAATAAGCCACAAGCGGCAACCCTGCGGAAGCGAGGCAATTTTTTTACAAGATTGTGAGCCTTCTGATTCGGAGCACGACATTCGAACATAAAATCACAACTAGTAAAATGTGATATTCTATTATTTATCTTCTTGACGACTGTGATATGAGAGCCTCCTACCCCTTTTATGATGTCATCCACAATCGGATTGCAGTCACTAGCGATTACCAAATGATCCAAAGATAGATCAGCTGCAAGTGCTAAAGCCTCGTGGCAAACAATGGTCTCTAAAACTGTAGGGTTCATAACACCGGGTAGAACAATTTGCCGATGACCCGAGGTACTGACCATGTTCATCCCTGCATACTGCTACCGCAGCTCCAACACGCCCATCATAGGACAAACCCCCCATCTACATGGATACACATGCCTTAGTGTATTTTCTGTATGCACATCATTTATTTATGTATAATCTGCACCAGTGGAGCCCGCTCACAAATTTCAATTTCAGTTATCTCTATAACTTCACAAATCTTTATTTCAAACTGGTAGCTATTTCAATTATTTCAAAACGGTGATTCAATTATTTTAACACACTATTGCGTTCTCTTCAAAAAGTGATTCATTCAATCTCGGAAAAAACAATTCATTATTTCAAAAATACGGCTTCAATTATTATATTGTCTTAAAACACATTGAGTTCACTTATTTCATTGTTACAATAAACTATTCCATTTTTTTCAACAAAGTGATTCCATCTTATTTCAAGATAGTGCGAAGCATTTATTTGGTTTCTAAAATAAAAACGTGTTCTACTTTTTTGAAAACGTCTCTcatttatttcaaaatagtgaTTACAAATATTTTAAATAAGTGATATAATAAATTTCATCATTGCAAGAAAGTAATTTCAGTTATTTAAAAAACAGTGGTTTCAATTACTTCTTTTTCAAAACCCAACTATTTCAAATAAAAAAGGTGATTTCATTTATTTCAAACAAGTGATATAAAAAAATCCGTTAATTAAAATAAAATCTCTCAGTTATTAGAAAAAGTCAACTAATTCAAGAAACATACATCTGAGTGATTTCAGAACTATTTCTAATAAAATTCTCTGCATGGACTTCGCTCACAAATTCTATGTATTATTTCAGCAACTTCACAACTCTACATTTCAAACTAGTGATTTCAACTATTTTCAAAACAATGGTTTTAATTATATGGAAACAAATATTTCAAGAGCTATTCCATTTTTTCAAAAGAGTGAGTCATTATTTTCTAAAAGTTGGTTTCAATTAATTCATTATTTTTAAAAACATTGATTTCAATTATTTCCAAAAGGTGATCTCAATTATTTCAAAACAGTGGGTTCAATTATTTCAGTATTTTTAAAATAATGCGATTTTAATTACTTCAAAAAACTGTTTCATCTTACTTTTCAAATAAGTGATTTTGTGTATTTAAAAAATAGTGTGATTTCAATTATtttgtttgattttatttatttttattagacTAGCATATGTACTTACCATTAAATCATCGTACTTCTACAATATTTACACTAAGATGCCCCTCATATATTTAAACAACACAAGCACTCTGTTGTTCTCGATTACATGCTAGACTCCATTGTTGTAGTGGTTACTGATTTGTTTTGCCAGTGGAGGTGTAACTAAATAAAACCGTTAGCCAAATTTTGATAGgacatgcagaggccgggggtcatcctccttttttaaaaaaataattttttttggatAGGACGGTTTGTATCCCCATTTTCAccgcaattcatatttagattgaATCAAAATTTCATAACTTTGGTTCGGTTCATGTTTTGAAACATAGCAAAACCATACTTTTGAGTTTTGCAAATTTATAAAATGCACGTCATATTGGTATTATGTAGAAAAGGGTGCCTATAATTTGTGGTAAACTATATGGTCATTTGAAATTTGTGAAAAATCTGGTTTTCTGAACAATAAATAGCAAGTATAGTTTCCTGTCAATTCTAAATAACCATTTCACGCAGCAAGTTCACACCACAACTCCTTCATTTTATTCTCAGTAGCAGTAAGCATCAACAAACACAGAACGGGTAAGCAACCGTCTATGAAGAATCACCTATTCTACCTGTAGCTATGGATGTGGTCTAATCCATGTTATTCCTGCATCATCTAACTGAAGTTCAGGCCCACTTTTTTTTCTTTCGAGAATGAAGTTCAGGCCCAATTGCTCAGTCATCTTCATTGTCAATGCAGGACTGGTTGCAGGGATACGGGCAGTCAACCCGCTGAGACACAGCCCGGTCGAAGTACCAGTCCCCCACAGCTTTGCCAATTCTCTGCAAACAGATATGAAAATATATCATAGATAAGCTAAGCTGCGACCGGGGTTTCGCACATTTTTCACTGAATCTCCCTTGATTTAAAATTGTTTGAAACTGAATCGTCCTAAACTGTTGGGCCAATTTCAAAACTGCTAGACGTACCATCTTCTGAATCGAAGGGGAACCGTCGGCATTCCACGAGTCCTGGGCTCCAGATTGGCAGTGAGCAAAGCACGAGTCTATGAACATGCCTATCTTGGGAGACTGCTCCGGTTTAGGGAGCGCTGACAGGAACTCATCCCTGAAATCTGTGCCAAAAATAACAAGCAACAGAGgtaagcaacatgatcaaacaagcCAGATGAACATCAAAGTTGGATCATCCAGGAAGACCATTGGCAGGTGGAAGGATCACTAACGTTGTAAGGTCACCAGCTGGCTGGAGGAGCAGCCCTTTATGTCAACCTTGCATTTGGCCCATTCCTTCTTCTTATCGGCGGCGCTAGGCACCAGGATGTTCCTGATCTGCAGTGCAGGCGCCAGCTTGTTACTGCTATTCACCGCTGAAACATCTTGCTTAAATGAATCTTTTATTTTTACTCGGCACTTGTTATACTGCAGAAGAAAACACTACTGCCATTGTGCAGTGCTGGAAAAAGGTATGAAAATTACCTGCCATGAATCATACGCCGCATTAAGTATGAATAGCGGCGTTTTCATTGTTGGGAGGACATGCTGTGGGAAGAAGCACTGCATatacatttttttcctttcatgtTAGTGCACATGCTAGGAGAAGAGCGTCCCCTTCAATCTTAAGTGAATAATACTGACCAGCTCAGGTGATACCCTCGAGGTACATGAAGATGGCAAATTTTTAACCGATCCCTGCAAGAGATTAAAACGGTTATCAGGCTCGAAATGGCGAAAAATCGCATGCAGTGTTCATAAATTATTATCCAGGTAAGATTGAAGCTCATGGTAGTGGGGGAAGAACCGGTGAAAATAAAAGGCGCGTTTAATTGTCACTGAGAAAGTGGTATAGAATGCAGATAGTGAACTGAATTATGAAGCTGGTGATTGCAAGATCTTGTATCTGATAACATTAGGATATGGCCAGTACTGTATGGTCAGAAGACAACATACATGTAGGGTTACAACGTTCTTAAAGGATGTTCTGACAAACTTGCTGCCGGTAATATCCGTCCTGCAATGACAACGGCAACGATCACTTGACACGAATGGTTACTCATGACCAATAGAACACCAGGAGTATGAAACTTACCCATCAATAAAATAACCGGCATCAGAAACGCATTTTACGAATGCCGACGGTGGAAGGAGGTCTTTGAATTTGTCACAATGCAGTACTGCCGCTAGACCTCCGGCTGAGCATCCAGAAAGAATAGCCTGAAAAGGTGTGATGAATGCAGCACTTGATTGTTCAGTATCTTAAGGTCCATGCAAGAAGATCTGCAAATTGGAATTTATGCAGTAGAACAGCCTAACTGCTACTCTACTGATAATCTGATACAAGTTAACAGCAGGTGCACATACACTCTTTGCTTTGCTCATCCCCTTGTTAAGCAGATCTTCGATGATGGCGTCCCAAACTCTGGCCCCTCTGAAGTGCAGGTTCGTCTTCTGCATTGCAAGCACGAGGTCAATCTGGATACATGTCTTGCACATAAGATAtgaaaatgcatgcatgcaatccAAGTCCAGAACATACGGAGTCCACTTCTTCGACATCGCCGGTAAACGATGAGCCGTCGCAGTACCTGACCTTGACTCTGTTCCAGTTGTAGAAATCTGCGAGAAAAATCATGCGTGATGAAACAAGAAAATCGTAAAAGGTGGCACCACATCGATCTGCTTCAGATGGGGAAGTTGTGACTGCATGAGGGCAAGGCAAAAGGGTGTATGCCATACCGGGATTGAACTGCTGGCTGCCCCCTAGGATCCCTGAGAAGGAGAGTGGCTTCATGAACTTGGAAGAGCCCCTGAAGTTGCCCTTCCGGATCACACACTCCTCAGGGGTCTTGCACCACCCTCCCCCCTTCCAACCAAATAATGTTAGTAAAAAGATATACGGAACGactaaaaatcagtcgactgatttCTATTGAAGTCTCAGTCGATGCCTTGATTTTTCTTTTATGCTAGCTGCTTGTCACGTTTAAATCAGCCTGTTAGGATGACACGGCCGGCATGTTTCTTTTTGCTTTTTTCTGTTGGGCTACGATTGAAAATAGACTGTGCAAAGTGCAGAGAGCAAAGCGTTGTGTTTTTTTTACTAGATTAGCATGTGTGTCCAATGTTTCCCTATATCTTCTAGCATGTCATAATCAATGCACACTTCTATTTTCCTCCatacatttatttttatttttctccaCGTTGTGGGTCAAACTTTGCTCGTATAAGATTTTGTAATGCGATAAATCGTTTAATCTATGCGCCAATTCGtgcaaatttgtgttgcatttCCTTTTTCCGGTCGCAACATTCTGTATTATTTTTTCAAAATGGCTTGTGCCAATTCATTTTGGATTTCTAGGATAGTTttccttttgatttttttgtttGTTCTTTTAAAATTATCAATTATTTCCATTCttctcattttttttcttgttcttttttctcTCATAATTTCTTCTTTGAAGTATGTttgtgttttttttcatttttatttttttgaattttattaattattaattgTTCACGTTTATTTTTGTCATCAACACACATTGTATTCGTGTGTAACtatgtttttatttattctttatttttAGCCTCGAAGGAAAAATTGATTGTATGTAGCATGTTCGTTTATCCTTGCACAACTACACACGTCTCACTCCACATGCAATTGGTGAAGGACTGACCTTTGcgtatatgattttttttctttttttgtcggGAGAGGGGATAGTTGCATGTCTGCCACTAGGCACACAACTCCAAGTCCGGTCCCCAACTACAACTACATGTCTTCAACGCGATTGCAACTCAGTGGTGTGTTTGTCAGGGGAGGGGGGTAGTTGCATGTCTGCCAATAGGCATGCAAGTGTAGTGTCGTCCCCGACTGATATTgcaactcggtagtgttttatcggGAAGGGGGAAGTTGCATGTTTTTCACTAGTCACGCAATTGCAAGTGTCACACTTGCCCGCAATTCTATGGTGTTTTTGTGGAGGGAGGCAGTTGCATGTTTgccactaggcacgcaactgcatgccCACACCTGACTGCAACCGACCTTTGTTTTGTAAATCAGCCGTGGGAGAGGGGGTGGTTGCATGTCCAACATTAGGccttgcaactgcaagtgtcgcccctGTTTGCAATTGCATGTCTGCCTCCCAAATGCAACTAGCCTTGTGTTTTTGTCGGAGGGCGGCAAGAGAAGGAGGGGGCATTTGCATGTCCAACACTAGGCTTGCAACTACAAGTATCGCCCTTGACTGCAACTGCATGTCCACACACCCAACCGCAACCGACCTTTTGTTTTGTAGGTGGGCCTCGAAAGAGGGGGTGGGTAGTTGCATGTCCGACACTAGGCTTGCAATTGCAAGTATCACCCTCGACTGCAACTGCATGTCTACACACCCAACCGCAACCGACCTTTTGTTTTGTAGGTGGGTGTCGAAAGAGGGGGTAGGTAGTTGCATGTCCGACACTAGGCTTGCAAATGCAAGTGTCGCCCTCGACTACAATTGCATGCCCACACACCCGAATGCAACTGACCTTTTGTTTTATAAGTGAGAGGCAGGAGAGGGGGCGGTTGCGTGTCCGACTCTAGGCTTGCAGCTGCAAGTGTCGCCCTCGACTACAACTGCATGTcttccaacatggttgcaactggaTATTATTTTGTTggacggggtgggggtgggggggcatGCGAGGGGCTAACACTAGgcctgcaactgcaagtgtcgcccccGACTGCAACTGCATGCCCACACACCCCTGCTGCAACTGACATTTGTTTTTGTAAGCCGACGGTTGGAGAGGAGGAGTTGCATGTCCGATACtagacatgcaactgcaagtgtcgccccgACTGTAACTGCATGTCTCCCTTCAGACTGCAATTGGCCTTGTCTTTTTGTCAAAGGGCGGCGGGAGAGGCGGGGGCAATTGCATGTCCGATAATAGGCTTCCAACTGAAAGTGTCATCCTCGACTTCAACTGCATGTTCACACATCCAACCGCAACCAATCTTTTTTTTTTCTCGCTAGTCggtgggagagggggaggaggaaatTGCATGTCTGACACTAGGCTTGCAACTGCAAGTATCGCCCTTGACTACAACTGCATGTCTACACACCCGACTGCAACTGACCTATTCATTTTGTAAGTGAGGGGCGAGATAGGGGGGGACAATTGCATGTccaacactaggcatgcaactgcaaatgTCACCCTCGAATGCAACTGCATGTctccaacatggttgcaactgcaagtgtcgcccccGACTTCAATTGCATGCCTTCGATGATGACGTGGGATAGCGATTCGCTTTTTTGGAGATCGACCGTGCATGCATGTATATGATGCAGACGTATGTTTTTTATGCAGGAGTGGATGCGTGTACATGATGCATACGATTCGTGGTACCTTTTTTAGATGTGTGAAAAAACAAATTTATTGCCCAGCTGATAAATATAATGGTAAAATGTaagtaaaaatgaaaaataaaaacaaaaaaaaagatagAAACCGTTAAGAAATTTGTGCGTACAACAATTTTCCTTTTTGAGGGGTACCTACAGCAGCTTTTTTTTGAGGCACCTACAACatctttttttgtttttgagaaATGGCACCTACAGCAGCTAATATCCCGACTGTTTCTTTTTTGAGTTGATAATATCCTGACTGTTGCAACATCGAGATGAGCAGCAGCTGCTGGCCCAACGCTGCTCCAGTACGCACGAAGACATTGCCAGCCCAAAAAGCAACAAGGAGGAGGACATGGGCTCGCTTGACAACCAACAAGCAACGAAGGGATGACGTGTTCTAGAAAAAAAACTGATGATGTCAGCCGACTTAGACTTCGACTGAAACCTAGACAGACCCAAAGATATATCGTTTCATTTCCAAAAGAATATTTACATCGTTGCAAAAATTAGCAAGCGTTCAATTACGTTGGTCTAACTAATTACCTCCATGTGAACAATCCAGTTGTTGGCGCCGGTGCCGGAGCCGGGGGAGAAGTGGTACACCGGGGCGCTCCCATCCAGGCACACTGCGCCCAGAAAATGTCAACACTGGCCGAGCAATGAGAATACAAGAATGCCATGGTGGCGCAAACGAACGAACGGAACGAAGTGACGCACATACCTGCTCCTTTGGCCACCGCGCTTTTGAGGAACACCATCTCCAcgtcgtccgccatggccgacgccgcggCGAGGCCCAGCACCAGcgtcaccaccgccgccgcgcgGGGCAGCCCAAATGCCATCATCACGGGACGCAAGGCTGGACCTCTCTCTTCTTCCTATCAGATGCCCGTAGGAGTGGTCGAGAAGCAGAGAGAGGGGGACGCAAGGATCCGGGAGAAGCAGAGGGAGGCAGAAGAAGTGGAGCGGAAGAGCCGCGGAGCCTCAGGCTTGGGCAGTGGTCACCGTAGCTGGCCCTCTCCTGGTGGAGCAAGCGACATAAATAGCAGCAGCGGCCCTGTGCAAGTGGcaataaaggagggagggaggacgcCGACAATGGCGGTGGCATCAAGCAAGGTATATATGGATGGCCGATGCTGGCTCTCCATGCAGCAAGGCATATATCTGATCCGACCATGGCTCGCTCGGTAAATGCGAACTGTGGAATTAGTTTCTCCCTCCTCTGCATGCATGGTAAGCCCACAGATTCTTGGCCATTTTTGCTTGCTTGGTATGTATAGAGGAGTATATCAATTATCAAACCAAACGCCATCATAAGGAAACAAGTTACCTgacaaaaacatttttttttgcggggacctGACAAAAACATTGGATTGCTGCTGTGCTGGTCGCAGATAAGGACTAGTAGTGTTTGTTGGCAAAAAAAAAAGGACTAGTAGTGTTCTGCGATATTAATTCTTTCCGTAATGTCCATGTTTCGCATCACGGGCACACATGAGACATGACCTGAAGAGGCCAGCTGCTCGGTGCTGTCGTGTGGCGAAGTAGCATCCAAACGGCTGCAGAGCACAACTGTTTGCGTTGGCTGGCGAACACCACCGAGGTGAGCAGAGAAGTGGTAGCGAGCTTAAATGCTAGGCAGAACACAAATTTGGAGCGCATGTTAAAGCATCTACAGTCATATATGGTAAATCCGGCCTCTCAAATGCCCGCGGACACGTCCGGACACCTTAAATTTCACTTGTTGCCGTGGGAGGCTAGAAGGTTACGAAcagcgacgttgtcaaactcttttccgttgtCAGTTTGTAATGCAAGGATAggacgaccgaactgtgtggtaacataggaataaaaggcggtgagtgtggcaagggcgtcggacttgcgacgaagaggaaatgtccacacataatgagagaaatcatctaagatcaccaaatagtataggtagcccgtgttgcttgcaaccggggatgtccaaacatcactatgcaataactgaaacggAAAAGTAGAAATAGTGGTAGATGCGCTAAACGGAAGACGAACGTGCTTACCAAGAcgacaagcctcacaagtatgGTCATCGATCTTATTGCATGAGAATGAAAAACTCTTAAGAATTTGATGTAAAGTGGTGGCGTTCGGGTGTCCCAaacgagcatgccaaaggtcgacaCCTGCGGCGAGGGCGACtggggtggtggaggcggtggcggaggagtGCACTGGATAGAGCTCGTCAGGACTATCGCAACGGTGAAGGACCATCCAAGTAccggcgtccttcacagaaaaccCAACATCATCAAATTCAACGGTAATGGGATTCTCACGAGCAAGACGACGAACAGATACAAGGTTCATAACTAAAACAGGAGAAATAAGAATATTAGACATAGTGATAGGCGTAGATGTGGAAGGAAACGAAGTACGACCAACATGTGTGATAGGTAATgaggaaccgttaccaacggtgatgcGAGTAGGAGTATGAACCAGAGTGAAGGAGGACAGAGTGCCGGGATGAGATGTCATGTGGgcggtggcgcccgagtccatgtaccaagcGCCGCCGGTgatgggaggggaatcatcgccgcggtgatcgtcttcataaacatcaccatcctcatctattttacgcggttcactctcccgcaccccgctgtaatccctacttgaacatggtgctttatgccacatattatgatccaattatgtgttgccatcctatgatgttttgagtagatatcctttgtctttgggttgattgatgatctagattggtatgagttgtatgttttattttgttgctgtcctatggtgccctccgtgtcgcgcaagcatgagggattcccgttgtagggtggtgcaatatgtccatggtttacttattgtctgcgttgcttgagtgacagaagcataaacacggataagtgacagaagcataaaggggacttgatgctttaatgctatggttgggttttaccttaatgatctttagtagttgcggatgcttgctagagttccaatcataagtgcatatgatccaagacgagaaagtatgttagcttatgcctctccctcatatgaaattgcaatagtgattaccgatcttgttaacaattgcctaggataattccgcacaccgacccatcattattccacactcgctatttataatatttagtaatatattctaactttatgataacagcatctacttttatgttttagctctccgatatcatgcaaagttatcctcttcatacccacaacgtagttttatttctcatttctagttggatgagtcgtatcagtggtagataggacttgagagaatattgatcttacctttagctccttgtgggttcgacactccatacttatcacttccacctttgaaaattgctatgatgattccctgcacttggggattatcaaagcCGAGGCGACGGCAGCGAAGAATCAATAGAATATGGTATTTAATGTGCAGCCGAACTATCGTCAATCCGAAGTGttatggagaacccgccttgcaaagccgaagacataaagccggatactacatcgtcattgaaggaaagttcggggtctactgagggagtcctggattaaggggtcctcgggtggccgggctatgtaacatgggccggactgatgggccgtgaagatataagatagaaggccttcccccgtgtccggatggggctctcctttgcatggatagcaagcttggcggccagatgtttagtttcctttctttgtaaaccgactttgtacaaccctagccccctccggtgtctatataaaccggagggttagtccgtagaggctatcacaaaTCATACGAGCTAGACatccagggtttagccattacgatctcgaggtagatcaactcttgtaacccctatactcatcaaagtcaatcaagaaggaagtagggtattacctccattaaaagggcccgaacctgggtaaacatcgtgtcccctgtctcctgttatcttcgatcctcagacgcacagttcgggaccccctacccgagatcggccggttttgacaccgacacatgcctCTTGACTTCTTTTGAGGCTGAACTTCCAGGCATGAATCAGATGAAGGAGTTGTATCAGGATGATGAAGACTTTGGCCATGTTTGGGTGAAGCACAACAGGAGCCAGCCAGTAGGTGACGACTATTTGGTGCAGGATGGCTATCTCTTAAAAAATGATCGTTTGTGCATCCCAAGGAGTTCTTTGCGTGACAAACTAATTAGAGAACTCCATTCGAGTGATCTTCGTGGCCACATTGGACGGGACAAGACTATCGCTAACCTGGAAGCTCGCTACTTTTGGCCACAACTAAAGAGAGATGTTGGAAAGTTTGTTTAGCGACGCCCTATATGTCAAGCCTGCAAAAGCCAAATCCAGTACACAGGGTTATACATGCATTTGCCTGTTCCCGTCGCTCCATGGGAGGACATCTCTATGGACTTCGTCTTGGGCTTGCCAAGAACAAGGCGAGGAAGTGATGCCGTGTTTGCGGTCGTGGactgattctctaagatggctcactTCATCCCATGTCGCAAGACAACAGATGCCCATCATGTGGCAAATCTGTTCTTTCGAGCGGTGATCAGACTTCATGGAGTACCAAGGTCCATCGTCTCAGACCGTGATAGAAAGTTTCTTGCTACATTTTGGCTCACTTTATGGAAGCGATTCAACACTAAATTGAAATTTTCTAGCACTGCTCATCCACAAACAAATGGACAAACGGAAGTGGTGAAACAAGTTTTTGGGTAATCTGATCCATTGCATTTGTGGAGAAAGAAACAAACAATGGGATTTGGCTTTATCTcttgcagagttctcctacaataactccaagcatagatccacaGGAAGGAGCCCCTATTCCATTGTCTACACTAAAGTTTCGATACATGTGGTGGGCCTGGTGAAGCTACCATCAAAGGGAAACTCAAAATCAGTATTGTCCT
This region of Triticum aestivum cultivar Chinese Spring chromosome 2D, IWGSC CS RefSeq v2.1, whole genome shotgun sequence genomic DNA includes:
- the LOC123054401 gene encoding leucine-rich repeat extensin-like protein 3 yields the protein MKKKKPVLFLALEALLVAALLLLPGQCQGSRGASLTVTGTVFCDACSSSSFSNHSYFLPDVKVRIDCAIRASTASKEEIKITAEKTTDSHGAYRLDIPAIAGLGCTTGGEAASFCRAAVLDNPSPLCDVPAVTTTAGHISFSARDPDACLYNLNSLYYRPGNKAGQCDGAGASTPAAAALNTSLFYCPHWPWPPIPFCTPRPWFPPIPFFTPPPPAFPFPFPPFPFFTPPSPPPPAFPFPLPPWPWTPPASPPPPSFQFPHLPPIFSTPSPPPPPPPPPAFPFPLPPFPQLPPFPHFPPLPSLYSPPPPPPPPPPPPPPSFPWPFPPLPFFPPTASPSVPSPPPSRHYRKDPSTWSSSKTQP
- the LOC123054402 gene encoding pectin acetylesterase 7; translation: MMAFGLPRAAAVVTLVLGLAAASAMADDVEMVFLKSAVAKGAVCLDGSAPVYHFSPGSGTGANNWIVHMEGGGWCKTPEECVIRKGNFRGSSKFMKPLSFSGILGGSQQFNPDFYNWNRVKVRYCDGSSFTGDVEEVDSKTNLHFRGARVWDAIIEDLLNKGMSKAKSAILSGCSAGGLAAVLHCDKFKDLLPPSAFVKCVSDAGYFIDGTDITGSKFVRTSFKNVVTLHGSVKNLPSSCTSRVSPELCFFPQHVLPTMKTPLFILNAAYDSWQIRNILVPSAADKKKEWAKCKVDIKGCSSSQLVTLQHFRDEFLSALPKPEQSPKIGMFIDSCFAHCQSGAQDSWNADGSPSIQKMRIGKAVGDWYFDRAVSQRVDCPYPCNQSCIDNEDD